In one Agathobacter rectalis ATCC 33656 genomic region, the following are encoded:
- a CDS encoding DUF5662 family protein produces MKAIRHFITITHHKILVMQGCFRIGLYKQGLLHDMSKYSPTEFLVGCRYYKGYMSPNNAERADRGYSSAWLHHKGRNKHHLEYWIDYAVSKPGDDKTHTKMEGMKMPIRYVCEMFIDRVSASKNYQKEKYTDKSALEYYEKSVDHYMIHPDTKAMLEYLLVMLSVKGEKYTYSYIKKEVLKGHIPYEKDKINQLEQGLHV; encoded by the coding sequence ATGAAAGCAATAAGACATTTTATAACAATTACACATCATAAGATTTTAGTCATGCAGGGGTGCTTTAGGATAGGGCTTTATAAACAGGGACTTCTTCATGACATGTCAAAATATTCACCGACTGAGTTTCTCGTCGGCTGCAGGTATTACAAGGGGTATATGAGCCCGAATAATGCGGAGAGAGCCGACAGGGGCTATTCATCTGCGTGGCTTCATCACAAGGGACGCAATAAGCATCACCTGGAGTACTGGATTGACTATGCTGTTTCAAAGCCGGGGGACGATAAAACACATACAAAAATGGAGGGCATGAAAATGCCCATAAGGTATGTCTGCGAGATGTTTATAGACCGTGTAAGCGCCTCAAAAAACTATCAGAAAGAAAAGTACACCGACAAAAGTGCACTGGAATACTATGAAAAAAGCGTGGATCACTACATGATTCATCCCGATACAAAAGCAATGCTTGAGTATCTGCTTGTCATGCTCTCTGTAAAGGGAGAAAAATATACTTACAGCTACATAAAAAAAGAGGTTTTAAAAGGGCATATCCCATACGAAAAGGATAAAATAAACCAACTAGAA